A region from the Lentimonas sp. CC4 genome encodes:
- a CDS encoding WecB/TagA/CpsF family glycosyltransferase, which translates to MSKSDRDVAFLLGLPFHVITMDETIDDAIVTVEQATPAYYITANVDFIAQAYENEPLKDILFHADRVVCDGMPLVWLSRYFKPVLPERVAGSDMVFRLFEQADRHEWKVYFLGSDTETLEATRTILKQRYPKMEVVGTFSPPFGPVESWPNEAIVADVQQTKPDLLLVAVGCPKQEYWISKYYKEIGVPLSIGIGASLDFICGTQVRAPVWIQKIGMEWCWRMLSDPKRLAKRYAKDLYYLVVMANRQRKVTHRDSKVSSMAGSDQVVNTSHAPVEVSHTDAQWISWSGAAERGVLDSLERPADISKAVFLNLSAVTFMDSSAIGLVAKIARDARQADVAFGILQPADVVVKIIEAMHLSAQFPVYFEQSEALDALRQKLESAITTSPATAS; encoded by the coding sequence ATGAGCAAGTCAGACCGAGACGTCGCGTTTCTTTTAGGTTTACCGTTTCATGTCATTACCATGGATGAGACGATTGATGATGCGATCGTTACGGTGGAGCAGGCGACGCCCGCGTATTACATCACTGCCAATGTGGACTTTATCGCCCAAGCCTACGAAAATGAACCGCTCAAGGACATACTGTTTCATGCAGATCGAGTTGTCTGCGATGGCATGCCGTTGGTTTGGCTCTCGCGCTACTTCAAGCCAGTTCTGCCAGAGCGAGTGGCTGGCTCAGACATGGTGTTTCGTCTATTTGAACAAGCCGATCGACACGAGTGGAAGGTTTATTTTCTCGGCTCAGATACAGAAACCCTTGAGGCAACTCGAACGATTCTTAAACAGCGTTATCCGAAGATGGAGGTTGTGGGCACTTTTTCGCCTCCGTTTGGCCCTGTTGAATCTTGGCCCAACGAAGCCATCGTGGCTGACGTTCAACAAACGAAGCCTGACCTATTACTCGTGGCTGTAGGCTGCCCGAAGCAAGAGTATTGGATTTCTAAATATTACAAAGAGATTGGCGTGCCGCTGTCCATAGGCATTGGTGCGTCATTGGACTTCATTTGTGGCACTCAAGTGCGTGCGCCGGTGTGGATTCAAAAAATCGGCATGGAGTGGTGCTGGCGTATGTTGAGCGATCCTAAGCGACTCGCGAAGCGATATGCTAAGGATCTCTATTATTTGGTCGTCATGGCCAATCGCCAGCGCAAGGTGACTCACCGAGATTCCAAGGTTTCGTCGATGGCTGGAAGTGATCAAGTAGTGAATACTTCGCACGCCCCTGTGGAGGTTTCGCATACTGATGCGCAGTGGATCAGTTGGTCGGGGGCAGCTGAGCGTGGCGTTTTGGATTCACTCGAACGACCGGCCGATATTTCGAAAGCCGTGTTTCTTAATCTGTCTGCAGTTACGTTTATGGACAGCTCAGCGATTGGTTTAGTTGCGAAAATCGCTCGCGATGCTCGTCAAGCCGATGTAGCGTTCGGTATTCTGCAACCCGCAGATGTTGTCGTAAAGATTATTGAGGCAATGCACTTGTCTGCACAGTTCCCCGTCTATTTCGAACAAAGTGAAGCGCTCGATGCACTTCGTCAAAAACTTGAATCTGCCATTACCACGAGCCCAGCAACCGCCTCATGA
- a CDS encoding glycosyltransferase family 4 protein, which translates to MPSKPRIFFFMPYIPFPVDRGTYQRVYHLFVELSKSFDIDLACLQEDSSRTMAPFEEFTSRRLAIPFQNAPWQKLVPDRLLNPLPTTVQHWQAEGVAEALSKFVEGQNYDRIIFIDLVLWPYIKELFPKHPSVVMDRSRVDWLFQSEELNTLEIGLKERLLRKENLLKIAHLEREVYAKTAGMVVCGWDDRDFLQSKLGESDKIFVLANGFNETFFDAEQHPRQTTDTPTLLFCGALDYSPNVDAINWFADEIWPLIRQEMPEAVWRIIGKSPDERSVRWGQLEGVDLVGEVPDVRPHYQSCWIQVVPLRIGGGTRLKIVESLGMRCPVVSTTLGAQGLDLPPDEAILLADSPRQFADAVVRLLRDADLRAMLEGKGLEVVQANYRWEQLGRKLTTHLKAL; encoded by the coding sequence ATGCCGTCCAAACCCCGTATCTTTTTCTTCATGCCCTACATCCCGTTTCCAGTGGATCGGGGCACCTATCAGCGTGTGTATCACCTGTTCGTCGAGCTCTCGAAGTCTTTCGACATTGATCTGGCGTGCTTGCAAGAGGACTCCTCGCGCACGATGGCACCTTTTGAGGAGTTCACGAGTCGGCGTTTGGCGATTCCGTTTCAAAATGCGCCATGGCAAAAGCTGGTTCCTGACCGCTTACTCAACCCTCTACCTACAACGGTTCAACATTGGCAAGCCGAAGGAGTCGCCGAAGCTTTGAGCAAGTTTGTAGAGGGGCAGAACTATGATCGAATTATCTTCATCGATCTCGTGCTCTGGCCTTATATAAAAGAGCTCTTCCCTAAACATCCCTCGGTTGTAATGGATCGTAGTCGAGTGGATTGGCTCTTCCAGTCCGAGGAGCTTAATACGCTTGAGATCGGTCTCAAAGAACGACTGCTACGTAAGGAGAATCTACTTAAAATTGCCCATTTGGAGCGTGAAGTGTATGCTAAAACAGCTGGCATGGTCGTATGCGGATGGGATGATCGCGATTTTTTACAAAGTAAACTAGGAGAGTCTGACAAAATATTTGTTTTGGCGAATGGTTTTAACGAAACCTTCTTCGATGCTGAACAGCACCCCAGACAGACCACAGATACACCTACTTTATTATTTTGCGGTGCTTTAGATTACTCACCGAATGTCGACGCGATCAATTGGTTTGCCGATGAAATTTGGCCTCTGATTCGACAGGAAATGCCCGAGGCGGTTTGGCGAATAATCGGTAAATCACCGGACGAGCGCTCCGTTCGTTGGGGGCAGTTGGAGGGCGTTGATTTAGTGGGCGAAGTGCCCGATGTGCGCCCTCATTATCAGTCCTGTTGGATACAGGTCGTCCCACTTCGAATCGGCGGTGGCACACGGCTGAAAATTGTGGAATCCCTCGGTATGCGCTGCCCCGTGGTATCGACGACTTTAGGCGCTCAGGGACTAGACTTACCCCCAGATGAAGCGATATTACTGGCCGACTCGCCACGTCAGTTTGCGGATGCAGTGGTTCGTTTACTGCGCGATGCTGATTTAAGGGCAATGCTGGAAGGCAAGGGCTTAGAAGTGGTGCAAGCAAACTACCGCTGGGAGCAACTCGGCCGAAAATTAACCACACACTTGAAAGCCTTATGA
- a CDS encoding STAS domain-containing protein, which yields MISTDYTDSTLEVTLEVEALDASNATTMKSLFSELDLKGRERVIVDIEQVQFIDSSGIGALLSFYKQVNQRLTLRKPTPTVLSVLELLRLHRILEIEPD from the coding sequence ATGATTAGCACTGATTACACAGATAGCACCCTCGAAGTTACCTTAGAAGTAGAAGCCTTAGATGCTTCGAATGCCACGACGATGAAGTCTTTATTCAGCGAGCTGGATTTAAAAGGACGTGAGCGGGTGATTGTTGATATAGAGCAGGTTCAATTTATCGATAGCTCGGGTATCGGAGCACTTCTCAGTTTCTACAAGCAAGTAAATCAAAGATTAACTTTGCGTAAGCCAACCCCGACAGTTCTAAGCGTGTTAGAATTACTGCGCCTGCACCGTATATTGGAGATCGAGCCTGATTGA
- the malQ gene encoding 4-alpha-glucanotransferase: MTAPLYNWLNTRSSGILLHVSSLPSDTGIGNFGAAAYRYIDFMESAGMRVWQICPLGPTGYGDSPYQCFSAFAGNPYFIDFAPLVAEGLIHADELAPLNALPKDHVDYGALYGAFWPIIRQAYDRFKCSGADHFQGYGSIKAFRKAQSAWIEDFALFLALKSHFDGKCWLEWPAAFRDAEKARKNKLSAEILEDAEAHVFYQYMFYGQLAKLRAYAASKGVEILGDAPIFVALDSSDVWANRALFQLGVDGKPKAVAGVPPDYFSEDGQLWGNPLYDWKVHQDTNFAWWIERIKANLAFYDIVRLDHFRGFESYWSVPATETTARNGKWIKCPGLELFKAIQKACPDAKLVAEDLGVITDEVNELRAATGLPGMAVLQFAFGSDAGNAYLPHNYSRNCVAYSGTHDNDTSLGWYRGLADDSEEKNYLRRYLRVSGEAISWDLVRSAIQSAAHLAVVPLQDLLSLGSEARINTPGAPMGNWQWRYAPEQLDALQAESSDYLKDLMQDYGRSAAGAGLAYPDY; this comes from the coding sequence ATGACTGCACCACTCTACAACTGGCTCAATACACGCTCTAGCGGCATTCTTCTACATGTCAGCTCGCTTCCTTCCGATACAGGCATTGGCAACTTCGGTGCGGCCGCGTATCGCTATATCGATTTTATGGAATCTGCGGGCATGCGTGTTTGGCAGATCTGCCCGCTCGGCCCGACGGGCTACGGCGATTCGCCCTATCAATGCTTCTCCGCTTTTGCAGGTAATCCGTATTTTATCGATTTCGCCCCTTTAGTCGCTGAAGGCCTCATTCATGCCGATGAACTGGCGCCACTGAATGCGTTGCCAAAGGATCACGTCGATTATGGCGCGCTCTATGGTGCCTTCTGGCCAATCATCCGTCAGGCCTACGACCGCTTCAAATGCTCAGGCGCTGACCATTTCCAGGGCTACGGGAGTATCAAAGCCTTCCGCAAGGCACAGTCTGCATGGATCGAAGACTTCGCTCTATTCCTTGCCCTGAAATCTCACTTCGATGGTAAGTGCTGGTTGGAATGGCCTGCTGCCTTCCGCGATGCGGAAAAAGCACGTAAGAACAAGCTCTCCGCTGAAATCCTAGAGGACGCCGAAGCGCACGTTTTCTATCAATACATGTTCTACGGCCAGTTGGCCAAGCTACGTGCTTACGCCGCGAGTAAAGGCGTCGAAATCCTTGGAGATGCACCGATTTTCGTCGCGCTGGATAGCTCTGATGTATGGGCGAACCGCGCCCTCTTCCAGCTTGGTGTGGATGGCAAGCCGAAGGCCGTTGCCGGCGTGCCGCCCGACTACTTTTCCGAGGATGGACAGCTTTGGGGCAACCCACTCTACGACTGGAAGGTGCATCAAGACACGAATTTCGCTTGGTGGATTGAGCGTATCAAAGCCAACTTGGCGTTTTATGATATCGTCCGCTTGGATCATTTCAGAGGATTTGAATCCTACTGGTCGGTGCCTGCCACTGAAACGACCGCCCGCAATGGCAAATGGATCAAGTGCCCAGGCTTGGAGTTGTTCAAAGCAATACAGAAGGCCTGCCCTGATGCCAAACTCGTGGCCGAAGACCTCGGTGTGATTACCGACGAAGTCAACGAGCTACGCGCGGCCACCGGCTTGCCCGGCATGGCAGTCTTGCAGTTCGCCTTTGGTAGCGATGCCGGCAATGCGTATTTACCACACAACTACAGTCGTAACTGCGTGGCCTACTCCGGCACGCACGACAATGATACCAGCCTTGGCTGGTATCGCGGCTTAGCAGACGACTCTGAAGAAAAGAACTACCTGCGTCGTTATTTACGCGTATCCGGCGAAGCAATCTCATGGGATCTCGTGCGCTCAGCGATACAGTCCGCTGCGCATCTAGCGGTCGTGCCCTTGCAGGATTTGCTAAGTCTCGGCTCAGAGGCTCGCATCAACACACCCGGCGCCCCGATGGGCAATTGGCAATGGCGCTACGCCCCCGAACAGTTGGATGCTCTGCAAGCAGAGAGCTCCGACTATCTAAAAGACTTGATGCAAGACTACGGCCGCTCCGCAGCAGGCGCAGGCCTCGCGTATCCGGACTATTAG
- the priA gene encoding primosomal protein N' produces the protein MHKRSAQSDTRIVEVIAMSGFDKSLAYAVPPACQADIQVGSLVRIPLRRRSELGVVTRFGTDQEVPPGKLKMLFEIVQPYPVMPPDLMKLFRWLQQYYSSTPEAILETMIPACIRKGMQVKKRRYISAAKAPTAEELAALEKRAPKQAELLRTIRQQTKPQARADVLKRLKMSAAACEALITKGFLRETDTEEERIAYEDELSDFDTVAEVSRPTLTDEQSTCVDAIHGAIDKDDFSVRLLHGVTGSGKTEVYLNAIEKIVASGGGVIFLVPEVALAPQTVGRVRGRLEARGVHTVVWHSHLSEGERYDAWKALASNEAHVVVGARSAIFAPVHNLKLIIVDEEHEPSYKQEESPRYNGRDVAVYRAFLNKAVCVLGSATPSLESLYNVEKGKYAVDHILNRVDNRQLPKIHVVDMCRETSPEKAASPISRMLGDKLRDRYEKKEQSILFLNRRGFSTSMLCPDCGYVAGCDHCSIPKTYHRTDKQLRCHLCGEQEPAPTRCPECKSTAIRMRGKGTQKIEDIVQKILPTARIHRMDADSMSKKNLYRKILNDFRIGKIDILVGTQMIAKGLDFPNVTLVGLVDADMSLHIEDFRAAERTFQLVVQVSGRSGRGDRAGEVVIQTHTPHAPPIQFARKTDFDGFQLEELEQRREFNYPPFRHLIRHLFRGRNPDKVNFYIDQWTKLVETEMGDKVEIRGPAPAPIEKIRDEYRFQLWYFAPSASAVIGQLAALRESFKMDKEVIDLMDVDPMNLS, from the coding sequence ATGCACAAACGTAGCGCTCAGTCAGATACACGCATCGTCGAAGTCATTGCCATGTCCGGCTTTGACAAGTCACTGGCATATGCCGTGCCGCCAGCCTGCCAGGCGGACATCCAAGTCGGCTCGCTGGTGCGCATTCCGCTGCGTCGTCGCAGCGAGCTCGGCGTGGTGACACGCTTTGGCACGGATCAAGAAGTGCCGCCCGGCAAGCTCAAGATGCTGTTCGAGATCGTGCAGCCGTATCCGGTGATGCCGCCGGATCTGATGAAGCTCTTTCGCTGGCTGCAGCAATATTACTCGTCCACACCCGAGGCGATTCTAGAAACCATGATTCCTGCGTGTATTCGCAAAGGGATGCAGGTAAAAAAGCGCCGCTATATTTCAGCGGCGAAAGCACCGACTGCCGAGGAACTAGCAGCGCTAGAAAAACGTGCGCCTAAGCAAGCCGAGTTACTGCGCACCATTCGCCAACAGACCAAGCCGCAGGCTCGTGCGGATGTGCTCAAGCGATTAAAGATGAGTGCGGCGGCTTGTGAGGCGCTCATAACCAAAGGATTTTTACGCGAAACCGATACCGAAGAAGAACGTATCGCTTACGAAGACGAACTCAGTGACTTCGACACGGTGGCCGAAGTGTCGCGCCCCACATTGACCGATGAGCAATCCACCTGCGTGGATGCGATCCATGGCGCGATTGATAAAGATGACTTTAGCGTGCGACTCCTGCACGGCGTAACTGGATCGGGTAAGACCGAGGTCTATTTAAATGCGATTGAGAAGATTGTCGCCAGTGGCGGTGGGGTGATCTTCCTCGTGCCAGAAGTGGCACTCGCGCCGCAAACTGTCGGTCGTGTGCGCGGGCGGCTCGAAGCCCGTGGTGTGCATACTGTAGTATGGCACAGCCATCTCTCCGAAGGTGAACGCTACGACGCGTGGAAGGCGCTTGCTAGTAATGAAGCACACGTGGTCGTCGGCGCGCGCTCGGCCATTTTTGCACCGGTGCACAATCTCAAGCTCATCATCGTGGATGAAGAGCACGAGCCATCCTACAAGCAGGAAGAGTCGCCACGTTATAATGGTCGCGACGTCGCAGTGTATCGCGCCTTCCTGAACAAGGCGGTCTGTGTGTTGGGCTCCGCAACACCGTCGTTGGAATCACTCTATAATGTGGAGAAGGGCAAATACGCGGTGGATCATATCCTAAACCGCGTGGATAACCGTCAGCTACCGAAGATTCACGTGGTCGACATGTGTCGTGAAACCTCGCCCGAAAAGGCGGCCTCACCAATCTCTCGCATGCTCGGCGACAAACTCCGAGATCGCTATGAAAAAAAGGAGCAGAGCATTCTCTTCCTGAATCGTCGTGGCTTCTCAACCAGTATGTTGTGCCCGGATTGTGGCTACGTGGCCGGTTGTGACCATTGCAGTATTCCAAAGACCTACCACCGCACGGATAAGCAGCTGCGCTGTCACTTGTGCGGCGAACAGGAACCCGCGCCCACACGTTGTCCCGAGTGTAAATCGACTGCGATTCGTATGCGCGGCAAGGGCACACAGAAGATCGAAGATATCGTGCAAAAGATCCTGCCGACGGCACGGATTCACCGGATGGACGCCGATTCGATGTCGAAGAAGAATCTGTATCGTAAGATCCTGAACGATTTCCGTATTGGTAAAATCGACATCCTTGTCGGCACGCAAATGATCGCCAAGGGCTTAGACTTTCCAAATGTGACATTGGTGGGATTGGTCGATGCCGACATGTCGCTGCACATCGAGGACTTTCGCGCAGCCGAGCGCACCTTCCAGCTGGTGGTGCAGGTCTCAGGCCGCTCCGGACGCGGAGATCGGGCAGGGGAGGTCGTCATCCAAACGCACACGCCGCACGCGCCGCCAATTCAATTTGCCCGTAAGACCGACTTCGACGGCTTTCAACTCGAAGAGCTGGAGCAACGCCGCGAGTTCAACTATCCGCCCTTTCGTCATTTGATCAGGCACTTATTTCGCGGGCGCAACCCCGACAAAGTGAATTTCTACATCGATCAATGGACGAAGCTCGTCGAAACCGAAATGGGCGACAAGGTCGAGATCCGCGGCCCGGCACCCGCACCGATCGAAAAGATCCGCGATGAGTATCGCTTTCAGTTGTGGTATTTCGCACCCAGCGCCAGCGCGGTGATCGGTCAGTTAGCCGCACTACGTGAGAGCTTCAAGATGGACAAAGAGGTGATCGACCTAATGGACGTCGATCCGATGAATCTGAGTTAG
- a CDS encoding ABC transporter ATP-binding protein — MRANESIGLGHPSLIKYIWGQRTKLWRYMLWRIISVLAVTPFPVITQRIVDDSVASGNLSGVWHYTLFGLGLLLLHFISMRVAVSYLAVDVQLILRQLRSRLFHKLNFMHFGFLDSIQTGRLLSKYAFDTNNVEFTMIMIVTAVLPELLRSALLIATLTFINPWLLLIVMICVPIFAIVRYYFFKPIEATNHAVRMAREKMTGQANEFISAIKLVRGYGQEQQAKQQMDVLSDDYSDQREDQMRQNQSLGYILFTSVSALSIFAVAACGWLVIEDKLTMGAMIALVASLPICFQPVYMITQFSMQYLVGAESYTSIKELMNSGYVEAWQGKRSLDAINGAIEFKDVSFTYSDDDPTVIRNFSTKIKAGEHVAFVGPSGSGKSTLVSLMLGFYSSSGGEICIDGVPQQEIDIRQFRLNCAIVMQDNLLLSGTLLDNVRFGRPDATLAEVREAVRNANALEFIEALPEGFDTKVGERGVSLSGGQRQRIAIARALLRDPKILILDEATSALDYESEKLVKEAIERLAHGRTTITIAHRLSTIRSANRIIVLKEGTKVSEGSWDELSSQEGDFKDLLDAQT, encoded by the coding sequence ATGCGTGCGAATGAATCCATAGGACTGGGGCACCCGTCCTTGATCAAATATATCTGGGGGCAGCGAACAAAGCTGTGGCGCTACATGCTGTGGCGCATCATCAGCGTGCTGGCGGTGACTCCATTTCCGGTGATCACGCAGCGCATCGTGGACGACTCGGTGGCAAGTGGTAACCTGAGTGGCGTCTGGCATTACACACTCTTCGGGCTCGGGCTGTTGCTATTGCACTTCATTTCGATGCGCGTGGCGGTGAGCTACCTGGCGGTCGATGTGCAGTTGATCTTACGCCAACTGCGCTCGCGACTGTTTCATAAGTTGAATTTCATGCATTTCGGCTTTCTGGATTCGATACAGACTGGGCGACTGCTCTCGAAGTATGCCTTTGATACGAACAATGTAGAGTTCACGATGATCATGATCGTCACTGCGGTGCTCCCAGAGTTGCTGCGCTCGGCGCTACTGATTGCGACGCTGACCTTCATTAATCCATGGCTGCTGTTGATCGTCATGATCTGCGTGCCGATTTTTGCCATCGTCCGCTATTATTTCTTTAAGCCGATTGAAGCCACCAATCATGCGGTGCGCATGGCACGTGAGAAGATGACGGGGCAGGCCAACGAATTTATTTCTGCGATTAAGTTAGTGCGTGGCTACGGCCAAGAGCAGCAAGCCAAGCAGCAGATGGATGTATTGAGCGATGATTACAGTGATCAACGCGAAGACCAAATGCGCCAAAATCAGTCGCTCGGATACATTTTGTTCACTTCGGTCAGCGCTCTGTCGATTTTCGCGGTCGCGGCGTGCGGTTGGTTGGTCATTGAGGACAAGTTGACAATGGGGGCGATGATCGCACTCGTGGCGTCGCTACCGATTTGCTTCCAGCCTGTCTATATGATCACGCAATTCAGCATGCAGTATCTGGTCGGGGCAGAAAGCTACACTAGTATTAAAGAGTTAATGAACTCTGGCTACGTGGAAGCATGGCAGGGCAAACGTTCACTCGATGCCATCAACGGAGCGATCGAATTTAAAGACGTCTCATTCACATACAGTGACGATGATCCCACTGTCATTCGCAATTTCTCGACCAAGATCAAAGCAGGGGAGCATGTTGCCTTTGTTGGGCCCAGCGGTTCGGGCAAGAGCACATTGGTCAGCCTGATGCTCGGCTTTTATTCGTCCTCTGGCGGCGAGATTTGTATCGATGGTGTTCCGCAACAGGAGATCGACATTCGGCAGTTTCGCCTGAACTGTGCCATCGTCATGCAGGATAATCTTCTGCTGTCTGGCACCTTGCTGGATAATGTGCGTTTCGGCCGTCCCGATGCGACGTTGGCAGAAGTGCGTGAAGCCGTTCGCAACGCGAATGCATTGGAGTTCATCGAGGCCTTGCCCGAAGGGTTCGACACCAAGGTCGGCGAGCGTGGCGTCAGTCTGTCAGGCGGGCAGCGTCAGCGTATCGCCATTGCACGTGCGCTACTACGTGACCCGAAAATCCTGATTCTCGACGAAGCCACCAGTGCGCTGGATTACGAGAGCGAGAAGCTCGTCAAGGAAGCCATCGAACGCCTCGCGCACGGTCGCACCACAATCACCATTGCGCACCGATTGAGCACCATCCGCAGCGCCAACCGAATCATTGTCCTGAAAGAGGGCACCAAAGTGAGTGAAGGCTCATGGGATGAACTCTCATCGCAGGAGGGCGATTTTAAAGATTTACTCGATGCACAAACGTAG
- a CDS encoding Fur family transcriptional regulator: MEPNIPDIESVRETFKEFLTSKGLRVTNQRLAIFDAAYEHPDHFTAEDLLDRAREIDDSVSRATVYRALPILTESSLIREVDVGRDYKFYMANKKANTFQAQVICLDCDKIFEIDAPFMEWYGKTVADKLALEVQTQRLQVSAHCKELQEAGICERGGKKR; encoded by the coding sequence ATGGAGCCAAATATCCCAGATATCGAAAGTGTCAGAGAGACTTTTAAGGAGTTTCTTACCAGTAAAGGTCTGCGCGTTACTAACCAGCGTTTGGCCATTTTTGACGCTGCCTATGAGCACCCCGACCATTTTACCGCTGAGGATCTTCTAGATCGTGCGCGTGAAATCGATGATTCTGTGTCGCGTGCCACCGTTTATCGCGCATTGCCGATTCTGACGGAGAGTAGCCTGATTCGTGAGGTCGATGTGGGGCGCGACTACAAATTCTACATGGCGAATAAGAAGGCCAACACCTTTCAGGCGCAGGTGATTTGCTTGGATTGTGACAAAATTTTCGAAATTGATGCTCCTTTTATGGAGTGGTATGGCAAAACCGTGGCGGATAAATTGGCACTGGAAGTGCAAACACAGCGCCTGCAGGTATCTGCACATTGTAAAGAGCTACAGGAAGCAGGGATCTGTGAACGAGGCGGTAAGAAGCGCTAA
- the rplU gene encoding 50S ribosomal protein L21 translates to MKATIKTQGRQFTVTEGDVLKVNSFPNTEAGDSIDINEVLMIGEGADARFGSPLVEGASVKVTILENKKDKKVVIFKKKRRQGYKKRRGHRQHLSVIKVESING, encoded by the coding sequence ATGAAAGCCACTATCAAAACACAAGGTCGCCAATTTACTGTAACTGAAGGCGATGTCCTCAAAGTTAACTCTTTCCCTAATACGGAAGCAGGCGACTCTATCGACATCAATGAAGTCCTCATGATCGGTGAAGGAGCAGACGCTCGCTTCGGATCTCCTCTAGTCGAGGGTGCATCTGTTAAAGTCACTATTCTCGAGAACAAGAAGGACAAGAAAGTTGTCATCTTTAAAAAGAAGCGTCGTCAAGGCTACAAGAAGCGCCGTGGCCATCGCCAACATCTTTCCGTTATCAAGGTCGAATCCATCAACGGATAA
- the rpmA gene encoding 50S ribosomal protein L27, with protein MSHKKGQGTSRNGRDSNSKRLGVKKFGGEAVIPGNIILRQRGTRYHPGAGVGMGRDHTLFALVAGRVAFDKLHRTINIEEAVA; from the coding sequence ATGTCACATAAAAAAGGACAAGGAACTTCACGTAACGGTCGCGATAGTAATTCAAAACGCCTCGGTGTTAAGAAATTCGGTGGCGAAGCAGTTATTCCAGGCAACATCATCTTGCGCCAACGCGGCACACGTTACCACCCAGGCGCTGGCGTCGGAATGGGCCGTGACCACACACTCTTCGCACTCGTTGCAGGTCGCGTAGCTTTCGATAAGCTCCACCGCACGATCAACATCGAAGAAGCAGTTGCTTAG
- a CDS encoding type II toxin-antitoxin system HipA family toxin: MDSLRLFVGQVFAGVLQRDPDGISFRYVDGYVGPPAFLSWPVQHMARHWHDLPAELACLLPAGVPLEQWQSSGAPSCSNWDLLAATGADLPGAVSVLPDDPKRVPLGREPEGLKRSGRARIQPELHALPYSSQELAAFNAGAGFPHSLASRGACASAIYSRKESSFQLVNFNGSYRLLLESGDCPGAVENQLLTSRLAQDAGLTVAPVGRVQTSDGVPVLWMERFDRSGAKNSQRSRLESACQLLGQAATGGDRASVEGVAQCIRRYCTNPKIQLMRLFHRVLFGWLTGNGGLDLKKWSLLQNGAFIELSPAYGLINSAILKEGAVESAVSVGGQNDHLGRDGLLEYFGGEVCGLNARMIARVMGQLEATPWERRIRESGLSKSDQRAYFELLSERWMRLRG; this comes from the coding sequence ATGGATAGTTTGCGACTCTTTGTCGGCCAAGTATTTGCGGGCGTATTGCAACGTGATCCTGACGGTATCAGCTTTCGCTACGTAGATGGCTACGTCGGGCCTCCCGCATTCTTGAGTTGGCCAGTGCAACATATGGCGCGGCATTGGCATGACCTGCCGGCGGAACTCGCTTGCCTGCTGCCGGCTGGGGTGCCGCTGGAGCAGTGGCAGAGCTCGGGCGCGCCGAGTTGCAGCAATTGGGACTTGTTGGCAGCGACAGGCGCTGATCTCCCGGGCGCGGTTTCTGTGCTGCCGGACGACCCTAAGCGCGTGCCATTGGGCCGTGAGCCTGAGGGCTTGAAGCGCTCAGGTCGCGCGCGCATACAGCCGGAACTGCACGCGTTGCCCTATAGTTCGCAGGAATTGGCTGCATTTAACGCAGGGGCGGGGTTTCCACACTCACTGGCCAGTCGCGGTGCGTGCGCGAGTGCTATTTACTCGCGCAAGGAGTCTTCATTTCAACTCGTTAACTTCAATGGTAGCTATCGGCTGCTGCTAGAGTCGGGGGATTGCCCCGGTGCGGTTGAAAATCAATTACTGACGTCGCGCCTTGCGCAGGACGCTGGCCTTACAGTGGCGCCGGTGGGGCGCGTTCAGACCTCCGATGGCGTGCCAGTGCTTTGGATGGAACGCTTTGATCGCTCAGGGGCGAAGAATAGCCAGCGCTCGCGCCTTGAATCTGCCTGCCAATTGCTCGGGCAGGCGGCGACTGGAGGCGACAGAGCTTCAGTGGAGGGGGTGGCGCAGTGCATTCGGCGCTACTGCACCAATCCTAAGATACAGCTCATGCGATTGTTTCACCGCGTGCTGTTTGGCTGGTTGACTGGCAATGGCGGGTTAGACCTAAAGAAGTGGTCACTACTGCAGAATGGAGCGTTTATTGAGCTCTCGCCCGCATATGGACTTATCAATAGTGCGATCTTGAAGGAGGGCGCAGTTGAGAGTGCAGTATCAGTTGGCGGTCAGAATGATCATTTAGGCCGAGACGGCTTACTTGAGTATTTCGGCGGGGAAGTCTGTGGGCTCAATGCCCGCATGATTGCACGTGTAATGGGGCAGCTTGAAGCGACGCCATGGGAGCGCCGAATCCGCGAGAGCGGCTTATCAAAGAGCGATCAGCGGGCCTATTTCGAACTGCTCAGCGAGCGATGGATGCGATTGCGCGGCTGA